The sequence below is a genomic window from Pseudomonas cannabina.
CTTCGCTTTCGGCAGGGCGGTAGCGGTCGGCGTCGAAGGTGTCGCCTTTGAGCTGCACACGCAGCGCCTGTCTGGTGAAATCTTCTACGGCAATACGACCGGTGAAGGTGCTCTCGTCGACTTTCACGCTCAGGCCTTCCAGCGCCAGGCTGGTGGGCGTGCCATTGAGGCGGGTGACCATCTCGACTTTGCTTAATGCGCCTTCGGCCATGGCTGGCAGCGGATGGCCAATGTTTTCCAGGAACGTGCGCAGATCGAGCTGGGCTATGGACAGGCCGCCACTGATTTGCGGCGTTTTATCCAAATCGCGGGCACGCAGTTCGCCCAGCGCGCGCAACTGGTTGGCGGAAAACTTCAGGCTGTTCCATTCGGCGATATTGGCGGCCAGGTCCACCAGCAACTGACCCTGAGCCGAGAAGGTCACGGTCTTGCCTTGCAACGGTTCACCTGCGATTTCACCGGACAGGCGCATGTCTTCGAACTGATAGCGCTTGAGCACACGATCCATGCGCAACTGGCCGACCAGCTCGGTCTTGGCGCGAACCACTGGCTGATTGGTGCTGAGGAAAGCCGTCAGTTTGATCGGAATATCCGACGCTTCGCGGATCGGGCCGGTGCTCAACTGGATGCTTTCGGCCATGAAGGTGCGGCCTTTTCTGGCATCGCTGTAGTCCACGCGGGCGTTGTTGACGGTAAGGCTGTCGATGTCCAGCCTGAGGGGTTGCGAGGGACGATCCGGCTTTGGTGCTTCGGGCGAAGGAGGCGGGGTTGTTTCAGGCGTTCCGGTCGATGAAACAGCCGGCTTGCCGATATCTTCCCAATTGCCATGACCGTTTTCGTCACGGTGCAGTGTCAGGTTGAGGCCTTCGACGCGGATGTCGCTCATCTGCACCTGGCGGCGCAGCAGCGGCAGGACTCGAACGGACAGGCCGAGCATCTGCACATCGGCGAAGGGCTGGTCCGGGGCCGTCAGGGTGGCGACGTGGGTGTCGTGCAATTCCAGGCCGAGCCATGGGAACAGGCTCCAGCCGATATCGCCATTGAGCGTCAGCTCGACGTTGGCTTTTTCACGGGCCAACTGTCGAATCTCGTCTTTATAGTCGTTGGGATCAAACAGGTGGGTCAGGGCAAAGCCGAGAGCCACGATGATCAGCAACAACCCGAGAATAAACAGCCCCAGGATTTTGCCGAACGCTTTCATGGGCGAGTCCTTGTGTCGATGTTCAAAAATAGCCCACGAGTATACCGCCCCTGCGCGTGTCTCGGGCTGTGGATACCGTTATTGCCGAGCGAATCCTTTTTTGCGGGTTCGGCCGTCTTCGAATGCTCGGTACCGCTGGCGGGTAAAGGTCAGGGATGAGCGGATTTTTCTGATCATCTGCGCGGCATTGGCAGCAGGTGAAAGTGCGCTTTTCAGCGCCGCACGATATAGCTTTCGGGTTTGTTACAGCGTCATTTCTATAACAAGTTTGTTGGCTATGAATAAACAGAAACGCTGTTTTATCGGGTGATTAATCGGTTGCCTCTATGGGCTAATAGATGGCGTGGATTGACGCGCGGATTCTGATAATAAAAAGGCTGTAACAAGATGCTTATTTGCCATCAGACAGTGGTAGTCTCCGTTTTTGCTGGCTAAGGTGCGTCTTTTTGTCACGTATCTGAATACCCTGCCGATAAAACAGACATGGCCGCATGGCATCGAGTCTGTGGCGGGCCAGCGGACCATCTGCGAGCTTCACACATTGGGGTAATTATAATGAGCACAAGCACAGCCTTGGGCGGCGAAGCCGTTCAGCCTGCGTTCTTGTCCAAAGAGCGCATTATCGCCAAGCCCGGTTTCAACCGTTGGCTTGTTCCACCAGCAGCACTGGCAATCCATCTTTGCATCGGCATGGCTTATGGCTTTTCGGTGTTCTGGTTGCCGCTGTCGAAGGCTATCGGTGTTACCGCACCTGTCGCTTGTACACCGGACATGGGTTTCTTCGCGCAGATGTTCGCGTCGACCTGTGACTGGCAGATATCCATGCTGGGCTGGATCTACACGCTGTTCTTCATCTTCCTGGGTTGCTCGGCTGCCATTTGGGGTGGCTGGCTGGAGCACGCGGGTCCGCGCAAGGCCGGTGTCGTTTCGGCACTGTGCTGGTGTGGTGGTCTGCTGATTTCCGCGCTGGGTATTTACACGCACCAGATCTGGCTGATGTGGCTGGGCTCGGGGGTGATCGGCGGTATCGGTCTGGGGTTGGGCTATATCTCCCCGGTGTCGACCCTGATCAAGTGGTTCCCGGACAAACGCGGCATGGCGACCGGCATGGCGATCATGGGCTTTGGTGGCGGCGCGATGGTGGGCGCACCGCTGGCTACTGCGCTGATGGGCCATTTCGCTTCGGCTGAAGGCGTGGGCGTCTGGCAGAGCTTCGTGGTGATGGCGGTGATTTACTTCGTCTTCATGATCGGCGGCGCCTTGGGCTACCGTGTTCCGCCAACCGGCTGGAAACCCGAAGGCTGGACCGCTCCGGCTGCCAAGGCCAAGAACTCGATGATCACCAACCGTCACGTGCATGTCAGCGTGGCCTGGAAGACACCGCAGTTCCGTCTGGTCTGGCTGGTGCTGTGCCTCAACGTGTCGGCCGGTATCGGCATCCTGGGCATGGCTTCGCCACTGTTGCAGGAAGTGTTCGCCGGCAAGCTGCTGGGCAACGATCTGACCTTCGGCGAGCTGAATGCCGATCAACTGAAAGCCATTGCTGCAATCGCTGCCGGTTTCACGGGGCTGTTGAGCCTGTTCAACATCGGTGGTCGATTCTTCTGGGCGTCGTGCTCGGACTACATCGGTCGTAAAGCAACGTACTTCGTGTTCTTCGCGCTGGGCTTCCTGCTTTACGCGTCGGTTCCGACCCTCGGGCACATGGGCAGCATCGCGCTGTTCGTGGCCGCATTCTGCGTCGTGCTGTCGATGTACGGTGGCGGTTTCGCGACGGTTCCGGCGTATCTGGCCGACCTGTTCGGTACACAGATGGTCGGCGCGATCCACGGTCGTCTGCTGACTGCGTGGGCTGCGGCAGGTGTTCTGGGTCCGGTATTGGTCAACTACCTGCGCGAGTATCAACTCAGCCATGGTGTTGCGCGTGCCGATGCCTACAACATCACCCTGTACATCCTCGCCGGTCTGTTGGTGCTGGGTTTTATCTGCAACCTGCTGATTCGTCCGGTTGCCGACAAGTACTTCATGACTGACGCCGAACTGGCCGCTGAACAAGCCATCGGCCACGACAAGGGCGCCAATGCCACCACTTCGCTGGAGTGGAAAGCATCCGCCAGCAGCAAGCCGATGGTCATCGCGGCCTGGCTGGCGGTCGGCATCCCGCTGGCGTGGGGCGTCTGGATCACCCTGCAAAAGACCGCAGTGCTGTTTCACTAAAAGCCTGTAGATAGCTAAAAGCGCTTGCACCTCGGTGCAGGCGCTTTTTTTTGCCCACAGACTCAACACGTTGCCGTTGAATGAGTCGGTTGGCTCGATGCACCGCCCGTTTCCCTGCAGACGCTGCTACATTAGCAACCCCTGTGTTTATTGCCTGAAGGAGTTGTTTGCATGCTAGCCCACGTGGAGTCGTACGCCGGTGATCCGATCCTTTCGCTCATGGAAACCTTTGGCAAGGATTCACGTGCAGACAAGGTCAATCTGAGCATCGGTCTGTATTACGACGCTGAAGGCCGTATCCCGCAGCTGGCATGCGTCGCCACAGCGCAAAAACAATTGGCTGAAGGCGAGCAGGCTGCTTCTGTGTACCTGCCGATGGAAGGCTTGGCGGCTTACCGGCAGGCGGTGCAAACCCTGCTGTTCGGTGCCGACCATCCGCTGGTGCAGGCCGGTCGCGTGGCGACTATCCAGACCGTGGGCGGTTCGGGCGCGCTGAAGGTGGGTGCCGACTTCCTTAAATATGCATTCCCTGATTCTCAAGTGTGGGTCAGTGATCCGACCTGGGAAAACCACCTTGCGCTGTTCGGCGGGGCGGGCTTCAAGGTCAATACCTACCCTTACTTCGATGCCCAGACTGGCGGCGTCAGGTTCGAGGCCATGCTCGACACCGTGCAGGGTCTGCCGGCGCAAAGCATCCTTTTGCTGCACCCGTGCTGCCACAACCCGACTGGCGCGGATTTGTCCGTCGAGCAGTGGGACCGCTTGATCGAAGTGATCAAGGATCGCCAGCTCATCGCGTTTCTGGATATCGCCTATCAGGGCTTCGGCAAAGGCATCGACGAAGACGCCTACGCCATCCGTGCGATGGCCGACGCGGGCATCACCACGCTGGTCAGCAACTCGTTCTCGAAAATCTTCTCACTGTATGGCGAGCGGGTCGGCGGGCTGTCGGTGGTTTGCGAAGACACCGCATCGGCCGCCAACGTATTCGGCCAGCTCAAAGCCACTGTGCGTCGCAACTATTCCAGCCCGCCTGCGCATGGCGCGTTTCTGGTGTCGAATGTGCTCAACACACCGCACCTGCGTGATCAGTGGCTGAGCGAAGTCGAAGCCATGCGCTTGCGTATCATCGACATGCGCAAGCGTCTGGTTTCGGTGCTGACGCAGAAAGTCCCCGGACGGGATTTCAGCTTTATACTCAGGCAAAGCGGTATGTTCAGCTACACCGGGCTGACGCCGCAGCAGGTTGACGAGCTGAAAGACGTCCACGGTATTTATATGCTTCGCAGCGGCCGGGTGTGCATGGCAGGTCTGAACGAAGGGAATATCGACAAGGTGTGTGACGCAATCGCGAGCCTGTTCACGCACTAAATGCCCTGCTGGTCGTCTGTTTGCTTCATGGCGAGCGCTTCTGAGCCTATAATGCTCGCCTTTTTTCGCCCAATGATTTTGCGGAGCTGGTGATGGCCGAACGTAAGGCGTACGTCGAGCGCAATACTCTGGAAACCCAGATCAAAGCCTCGATCAACCTGGATGGCACCGGAAAGGCCCGATTCGATATCGGCGTGCCTTTCCTTGAGCACATGCTCGACCAGATCGCCCGGCACGGGTTGATCGACCTGGACATCGAGTGCAAAGGTGATCTGGCAATCGACGATCACCATACCGTCGAAGACGTCGGGATCACGGTGGGTCAGGCGTTCAGCCAGGCCATCGGTGACAAGAAGGGTATTCGTCGTTATGGCCACGCCTATGTGCCGCTCGACGAAGCGCTGTCGCGTGTGGTCATCGATTTCTCGGGTCGCCCGGGTTTGCAGATGCATGTGCCGTACACCCGCGCCACCGTTGGCGGCTTTGATGTGGACCTGTTTCAGGAGTTCTTTCAGGGCTTCGTCAACCACGCGAACGTGACACTGCACATCGACAACCTGCGTGGCACCAACACTCACCACCAGATCGAAACCGTGTTCAAGGCGTTCGGTCGTGCGCTGCGCATGGCGGTCGAGCTGGATGAGCGTATGGCCGGGCAGATGCCATCCACCAAGGGTGTGCTCTGATGCAGACGGTTGCGGTCATCGATTACGGCATGGGCAACCTGCACTCGGTCGCCAAGGCGCTGGAGCATGTGGGCGCAGGCCGTGTACTGATTACCAGTGACGCCAAGGTGATTCGTGAAGCCGACCGTGTGGTGTTTCCGGGTGTGGGCGCAATTCGCGACTGCATGGCTGAAATCCGCCGTCTGGAATTCGATTCGCTGGTCAAGGAAGTCAGTCAGGATCGTCCGTTTCTGGGCATCTGCGTCGGCATGCAGGCATTGCTCGACAGAAGCGAAGAAAGCGGCGGCGTAGACTGCATCGGCTTGTTTTCCGGTCAGGTGAAGTTTTTCGGCAAGGACCTGCATGAAGAAGGCGAGCACCTGAAAGTGCCGCACATGGGCTGGAATCAGGTAACTCAGGCGGTCGATCATCCGCTGTGGCATGACATTCCAGACCTGGCGCGCTTCTACTTCGTGCACAGCTTCTACATCGATGCCGCCAACCAGCGTCAGGTGGTCGGGCGTGGTCACTACGGCCTCGACTTCGCTGCCGCACTGGCCGACGGTTCGCGTTTCGCCGTGCAGTTCCACCCGGAGAAGAGCCACACCCACGGTCTGCAATTGCTACAGAACTTCGCCGCCTGGGATGGTCGCTGGTAAGCGCATGAGCAAAGCCAAAGGCAAGCCACCCATTCTGACCCTTTCGCCCGAGCACGAGCAGCAGGCGATTGACAAGCTCAAGCGCCTGTTTGCAGATCGCTTCGAGCTGGAATTGGGAACATTTGAAGTGGCGGAAGTGCTAGAGCTGTTCACGCGCGAAATCGCCCCGCATTACTACAATCGCGCCATTTTCGATGTTCAGCAGCACCTCAAAGAGCGGTTCGAGAGCATCGAAAGTGATTTGTGGTCACTCGAAAAGAATTAGATAAAGCAGCTTCAAGCGTTGAGCTTCAGGCTGCAAGAATTGGTGAGTACGCATATTTGCAGCTAATCGCTTGCAGCTTGCCGCTCTTTTGACGAAGGAATAAGCATGCTGATTATCCCCGCTATCGATCTCAAGGACGGCGCCTGCGTACGTCTGCGTCAGGGCCGGATGGAAGATTCCACGGTGTTCTCCGATGACCCGGTAGCCATGGCTGCCAAGTGGGTCGACGGTGGCTGCCGCCGTCTGCATCTGGTTGACCTGAACGGTGCGTTCGAAGGTCAGCCGGTCAACGGTGACGTGGTTACGGCCATCGCCAGACGCTACCCGAACCTGCCGATTCAGATCGGTGGCGGCATTCGTTCGCTGGAAACCATCGAGCACTACGTCAAGGCGGGTGTGAGCTACGTCATCATTGGCACCAAGGCGGTCAAAGAGCCGGAGTTCGTGGCCGAAGCCTGCCGTGCGTTCCCCGGCAAAGTGATCGTCGGTCTGGACGCCAAGGACGGTTTTGTCGCCACCGACGG
It includes:
- the hisB gene encoding imidazoleglycerol-phosphate dehydratase HisB; protein product: MAERKAYVERNTLETQIKASINLDGTGKARFDIGVPFLEHMLDQIARHGLIDLDIECKGDLAIDDHHTVEDVGITVGQAFSQAIGDKKGIRRYGHAYVPLDEALSRVVIDFSGRPGLQMHVPYTRATVGGFDVDLFQEFFQGFVNHANVTLHIDNLRGTNTHHQIETVFKAFGRALRMAVELDERMAGQMPSTKGVL
- the hisH gene encoding imidazole glycerol phosphate synthase subunit HisH — protein: MQTVAVIDYGMGNLHSVAKALEHVGAGRVLITSDAKVIREADRVVFPGVGAIRDCMAEIRRLEFDSLVKEVSQDRPFLGICVGMQALLDRSEESGGVDCIGLFSGQVKFFGKDLHEEGEHLKVPHMGWNQVTQAVDHPLWHDIPDLARFYFVHSFYIDAANQRQVVGRGHYGLDFAAALADGSRFAVQFHPEKSHTHGLQLLQNFAAWDGRW
- a CDS encoding OFA family MFS transporter, giving the protein MSTSTALGGEAVQPAFLSKERIIAKPGFNRWLVPPAALAIHLCIGMAYGFSVFWLPLSKAIGVTAPVACTPDMGFFAQMFASTCDWQISMLGWIYTLFFIFLGCSAAIWGGWLEHAGPRKAGVVSALCWCGGLLISALGIYTHQIWLMWLGSGVIGGIGLGLGYISPVSTLIKWFPDKRGMATGMAIMGFGGGAMVGAPLATALMGHFASAEGVGVWQSFVVMAVIYFVFMIGGALGYRVPPTGWKPEGWTAPAAKAKNSMITNRHVHVSVAWKTPQFRLVWLVLCLNVSAGIGILGMASPLLQEVFAGKLLGNDLTFGELNADQLKAIAAIAAGFTGLLSLFNIGGRFFWASCSDYIGRKATYFVFFALGFLLYASVPTLGHMGSIALFVAAFCVVLSMYGGGFATVPAYLADLFGTQMVGAIHGRLLTAWAAAGVLGPVLVNYLREYQLSHGVARADAYNITLYILAGLLVLGFICNLLIRPVADKYFMTDAELAAEQAIGHDKGANATTSLEWKASASSKPMVIAAWLAVGIPLAWGVWITLQKTAVLFH
- a CDS encoding AsmA family protein, with the translated sequence MKAFGKILGLFILGLLLIIVALGFALTHLFDPNDYKDEIRQLAREKANVELTLNGDIGWSLFPWLGLELHDTHVATLTAPDQPFADVQMLGLSVRVLPLLRRQVQMSDIRVEGLNLTLHRDENGHGNWEDIGKPAVSSTGTPETTPPPSPEAPKPDRPSQPLRLDIDSLTVNNARVDYSDARKGRTFMAESIQLSTGPIREASDIPIKLTAFLSTNQPVVRAKTELVGQLRMDRVLKRYQFEDMRLSGEIAGEPLQGKTVTFSAQGQLLVDLAANIAEWNSLKFSANQLRALGELRARDLDKTPQISGGLSIAQLDLRTFLENIGHPLPAMAEGALSKVEMVTRLNGTPTSLALEGLSVKVDESTFTGRIAVEDFTRQALRVQLKGDTFDADRYRPAESEESKGAKAARQSEVQSGEAAAVAGDSPLPEQPTKAAWSTAKLLPLERLRTLDVEADLSFGKLTLEKLPINNASLKTQANAGVIRLDTLSGDLYNGNFDVKGNLDTRPDVPVVSVQTRIARVPIERILESQGQNPPVRGMLTLNSDLSGKGNSEKALIDGLNGTASFAVDNGVLVNANLEQQLCKGISILNRKTLSGEPRAKDTPFQQLNGNLVVRNGVASNPDLKVRTPGMAVNGNGDVDLRVLGMNYRVGIIVEGDKSDMPDPACEINPRFVGIEWPVQCRGPLELGAKACRLDKEGVGQIAAKMAGDRISEKLEDKLNEKLGDKVSPEFKDALKGLFKR
- a CDS encoding aromatic amino acid transaminase, whose product is MLAHVESYAGDPILSLMETFGKDSRADKVNLSIGLYYDAEGRIPQLACVATAQKQLAEGEQAASVYLPMEGLAAYRQAVQTLLFGADHPLVQAGRVATIQTVGGSGALKVGADFLKYAFPDSQVWVSDPTWENHLALFGGAGFKVNTYPYFDAQTGGVRFEAMLDTVQGLPAQSILLLHPCCHNPTGADLSVEQWDRLIEVIKDRQLIAFLDIAYQGFGKGIDEDAYAIRAMADAGITTLVSNSFSKIFSLYGERVGGLSVVCEDTASAANVFGQLKATVRRNYSSPPAHGAFLVSNVLNTPHLRDQWLSEVEAMRLRIIDMRKRLVSVLTQKVPGRDFSFILRQSGMFSYTGLTPQQVDELKDVHGIYMLRSGRVCMAGLNEGNIDKVCDAIASLFTH
- a CDS encoding DUF2164 domain-containing protein translates to MSKAKGKPPILTLSPEHEQQAIDKLKRLFADRFELELGTFEVAEVLELFTREIAPHYYNRAIFDVQQHLKERFESIESDLWSLEKN
- the hisA gene encoding 1-(5-phosphoribosyl)-5-[(5-phosphoribosylamino)methylideneamino]imidazole-4-carboxamide isomerase, encoding MLIIPAIDLKDGACVRLRQGRMEDSTVFSDDPVAMAAKWVDGGCRRLHLVDLNGAFEGQPVNGDVVTAIARRYPNLPIQIGGGIRSLETIEHYVKAGVSYVIIGTKAVKEPEFVAEACRAFPGKVIVGLDAKDGFVATDGWAEVSSVQVIDLAKRFEADGVSAIVYTDIAKDGMMQGCNIPFTAALAAATRIPVIASGGIHNLGDIQALLNAKAPGIIGAITGRAIYEGTLDVAEAQALCDREQR